GGTGACGAAAGAAAATAGAGCATTTTACTCATAGCATGCAAAGTATCAATATTCTATTCTTATCAGCTTATTCTTATGCCTAAAGCAAGTAAGGAAATCTGACCAAACAATCTACAATTTTTTGACCAAGTAAAGACACGCGACTTTTTGCGCAAACAGGAGGAAAAGGAGGCAGAAAAGTATCACTTAAATGTAATTGAAACGAAAGTGTGGATACACCATTACACCTGAGCTTGTATTACTCATTCTCCTTGATTAGGATTTGCAACTGGGAAATGCAGGAATCATACACAGTTAAGCAGATTGATACATTTGTCTGCAACAATCAACAAACCATAAATCAGATCAAATGTTTCAATCTCATGAGAAGACTAAAAAAGACTACATCAGTACCTAACTAATGGTGCAAACTATATTGCCAATGCATACTTTGTGATGAGAAAAATGGCTAGATCATCATCTAACGCCCTCGATTGCTTGTTCAAGCAATCAATACCACAGCTATAACTTTGTGGACTATTTGTGTTACATACTTGCATCTTTTCAGCAAAGGTGCAGGGAAATTTTATAGTACACATTGATGACAGTAAACCTATGGACATTATGTTCATCCAGAGAAAAGTAGCAAATACCATATGATTACTCCAGTTTATACTCCTCTTTTAGAGGTACAGATTATAGTTAATGCACCATAATGGGAGCTGATGTCCAGGAGTATTTGCAAATGATACACCATCATGGAGTAGGATAACATGTTTTAGCAATACAGGTTGTAGAGTAAACAAGCAAGCAATACAGGACGAATGCCCCAATTCATAGTCGTTCCGCATTTTATGACAGGAGAGAGTTCATCCAAAACAACACTTTAAAGAATTGGGGCATTCTAGCTAACAGGAAGGAAGGAAACAGAGCAGGCACATGCTACAATGGGGACCCATCATTACTGTCAGCACCACCCGGGGAGGCAATTCATATGCGGAACGACTACGATTCAGTATTCCCTGGTGCAACAGAAACAGATATGATGCCCGGCCACATACATAATCACTAACCAGCAACTACACTAGTTTAATGTGTTCGGCTGGCACCAGTAGTGAACTGCCCCCCAACAGTTTGGCACCCGCAGTGCTGCTACTTAGAGAGTAGATAAAGTTGGCAAGCAAATCGGGGCATTCGTACCTGCTTCTTCTTCCTGGCGAGGTTCCAGATCCGCTAGGGCATGTTCTCCAGCCGCGTGTTCCGCTCCCGCGGGCTCCTCATCGCCGACGTCTGACGTGCATAACAAAAAAATCCAGAATAAATCGCTGGAAACTACATCCACCTAAGCTAATCTAATCTGGAGCAAGCAGTTAATTAAGACACGAGGAGGAGGAGCGAGGAAGGGGGCGGGGGCGAGGAAGGCTTACGCGGACCCAGGTCTTATAAAGGTCGGTCTCGTCGAAGCCGGAGATGACCTCCTCCACGAAGTAGCATGCCGGGTTGAAGCGGCCGCGCTCCCGCAGCATGAGCGACGACTTGTCCCGCCTCTTCTCCgccccagagccgccgcccccgggcgccgcggaggaggaggcggaggcggccgagATGTCCCCCGCGGTGCCCCCCGCGTCTAGGATGGCCTCCAGGTAGCTGGTGATCCAGTCGTTCCCCACCATcacgccgcccgcgcccgcgctcTCTCCGGCGCTGTCAggcgatgagatgagatgagatgcggTGGGGGACCATCCTGGACGGGAGCGCGGCGGTGCTTTTCGATCTGCATCATTGTAAAGGACCAGGAGCCACGCCACGAAAGATGTGGGTGAAGGCGAGGGGAGGGCggtgggtgggggcggcggcggcaggaatCACGGGTGGGAGACGAGACGAGGGAGACGGAGGCGACAAAGCGGGACTTGGGTGAGTGGATCTTCCGCGGtgaggggagaggagggggagaaggCGGCGGTGGTTGGGTTGGCCCCGGCGGTGGAGTAGAGTGGAGCCCGACCGGGGTCGGGGAGAGGATGGAGGCGAGCGGTGGCGGCTGGGGGATGGAGGGGATCGAGAGAGAGCGAGGAGGAGGTGGGATCTGGGGGATCGAGGGGAGGGTGGGTGGGTGAGTTAGGGTTTTGTTTCTCGGGAGAAGCTCCACCATAGGATGGGTGCGCGATGGATGGCTCAGATTGAGTCCAATTCGGTGATCCGCGTGAACGTGGTTCCTCACATCTCATTGGTCCATCCAATCCACTCTCTTCGCAAACAAAAAAAAATCCAATCCACTCTGTTTTTCTAAACATAACAATGGCATAGTTTGTCAAAATGATCTCGTATTTTGCATAagtgtgcatcttggaatgacaaacaatgttgccaaataaagctttcattttctttgcacaaaaaattcattttccaaTTTCCGAGTGCCAAAATGAGTTTTTCTGTgacggacctaccaaataattgttgcaaatttggaccaattcatttttctaaaatactaggccatatttaatgcacaagtgaccaaatggttgggtgtaaaaagttttgattcacctctcatgaaaaagacaaatttctgccgtttcagctggaagcgggtcaaatttaaactgcagttgcctcatagtttactatttttttacaaaaatcatttctaggtacataagtatctatttaatcagagaaacaccaaaaaaattccaagattcaaccactagctaggaatggtcattcccgccattttgaccgcattttgaaacgggcataaaaaattcaaaaaaaacaaaaaatttggaaaccttcgcattgtgtcatcatatgtggccaagttctcaggaaaaataacaaacttgtaatacggcaattattttaaaaaagtgttctcagaaacaagctatcacgtgtggagatcgatggctttcaagccaaatgatcaatcttatggccacattcatggcatagtttgttcaaatgatctcatattgtgcacaagggtgcatcttggaattccaaacaatgttgccaaagggagttttcattttgtttgcacagaaaattcattttccattttttgagtgcccgaaatgaggttttttttgaaggacctaccatatatttgttgcaaaactgtaccaaatcatttttataaaatactagggcatatttaatgcacaattgaccaaatgtttgtgtgtaaaaagtttttatccacctctggtgaaaaagacaaattctcgccgattcagatggaagcgggtcaaatttgaactgcagctgcctcgtagtttgctctttattttttccaaaaataatttataggtacataagtatctatttaatcagagaaacaccaaaaaaattccaagattcaaccactagctaggaacgatcattcccgccgttttgagcgcattttgaaatgggcataaaaaattcaaaacaaaatcaaaaaattgggaaaccttcgcattgtgtcattatatgtggccaagttcccaggaaaataataaacttgtaatacgacaattattttaaaaaagtgttctaaaaaatgagctatcatgcgtgaagattcatggctttcaagccaaataatcaatcttatggccacattcatggcatagtttgttcaaatgatctcatattgtgcacaagggtgcatcttggaattccaagcaATGTTTCCAAAGggattttcattttctttgcacggaaaattcattttccatttttcgagtgcccgaaatgaggtttttttgtgaaggacctaccatatatttgttgcaaaattgtaccaaatcatttttataaaacactaggacatatttaatgcacaattgacaaaatggttaggtgtcaaaagttttgatccacctctggtgaaaaagacaaattcccgccgatttagctggaagcgggtcaaatttgaactgcagctgcctcatagtttgctatttattttttccaaaaatcatttctaggtacataagtatctatttaattagagaaacaccaaaaaaattccaatattcaaccactagctaggaacggtcaagcccgccgttttgaccgcattttgaaacaggcataaaaaattcaaaaaaatcaaaaaattgggaaaccttcgcattgtgtcattatatgtggccaagttcccaggaaaaataacaaacttgtaatacggcaattattttaaaaaagtgttctcagaaacgagctatcatgtatggagatcaatggctttcaagccaaatgatcaatcttatggccacattcatggcatagtttgttcaaatgatctcatattgtgcacaagggtgcatattggtatggcaaacaatgttgccttaggaagttttcatttcctttgtacgaaaaaaaccatttttcatttttcgagtgtccaaaaggaggtttttttgtgaaggacctcccaaataattgttgcaaaattggaccaaatcatttttataaaatactaggccatatttaatgcaaaattgaccaaatggttgggtgcaaaaagttttgatccacctctcgcgaaaaagacaaatttccgccgatttagctggaagcgggtcaaatttgaactgcagctgcctcatagtttgctatttattttttccaaaaatcatttctaggtacataagtatctttttaatcagagaaacaccaacaaaattccaagattcaaccactagctaggaacggtcattcccgccgttttgaccgcattttgaaactgatgagatggcgcctagtcatcacaacccaccacaatctacaaggctatgaccatctatattggtcattaacaactagaaataaggcagcggactagcactgtttactttgtgaccatttcgtgtaaggaaattacgacctttctgaccaaaatggttgcaatggtttagggtttggagccccctgaacagcttttgaccaattggtctaaaatggtcataaatttatgaccaattcttcgagggtcactgacagaaggtcataagttgacatatttcttgtagtgattcctggcctacctaactaggcaggaacttctcgaggacTAAAataaggcacgctgcatagtgcggcaatccaaagcctacagggtccacgagggagagctgtataaaaaaatcactaccggagtccttcaaaggtgcatctccgaagaggaagggcacaaacttttggcagaaattcacgccagactcggcggccaccacgccgtagcccgggcccttgtaagcaaggccttccgtgcaggtttttattggccgacggcccgggtagatgcaccggacttggtccaacgctgcgtcggttgccagatttttgcaaaccaaagccacatgccacccaccgccctccaaacaatccccattacctgggccTTCACtgcctaggggcttgacatggttggaccccttaaagggggaacccataagaaaaaatagttactggtcatggtggattcaccaaatggatagaagccaaacctgttaaaacggccgaatccgcactggtgatagacttcatatccagggttctacaccgttatggtgtcccccacagtatcatcactgacaacggcacggactttacggccgacgaggtaaaactctggtgcagcaacatgggcatcaagctcgattatgcttctgtctatcacccacaaaccaacagccaagttgagcgagcaaatggtcttatcatgagcggcattaaacccagattagtgtggtccttaaaggagtctaacacgcactgggtagaggagctccactccgtactctgggggctgcggaccacgccgaatcgtactaccggatacacacccttctttatggtgtacggcgcagaggcggttctgccctacgacataattcatgactcacctcaagtgcgcatgtacgaagaaagagaagacgagctcgatcggcaggacagtctggacaccctggaggaagagcacgacgtggcaaaagcccgttccgcattctagcagcaataggctcgaagataccaaagtagagaagtacgggccaaaacttataacattggcgagctagttctacgcctgccggagaagaaaaagaccaagctcgagcccaaatgggaaggtcccttcattattgaccaagttctgaccggtggagcataccgtctgcgggatgcatcaaataatcgacttgagccgaacccatggaacgcagccaggctccgaagattctacgcctagtgccggactctatgttcgtctccttcctctgtccattttttcgcATTTACATTATCTGTCttatttctctttctttcttttattctttctcaaggccttcaaggccaacttgtgccttgcttgcacactattgacgcgctaaccgcgctcgttatacctgggggcttcttacacagaagcttagttatttatctgggcttcatgccccgcacatgtgttattcttccgcatgtaccttttcttcgccattatatgcatcgatatgacttaagttttggccaagctgggttgcctggctcttgtatttatgccctacgtccccgttaattcggctagggcataaggggagtacctctgcgattgttactgccgggtcagtcggatgtgtacctcagactgggtgaagccgaaagctagcgttcttaagggaatattcggtcggtgaacaaaagatgacttttatttattttccatatgtgcccctagatgtttttcctgcgtttcctctcgcagtccagacatgcactttagggcatgcgtacccagggaaaggaacccttaacggaactattctccctggaagatgtttcttactacccatgtaaaataACATAACTTGTTGGGTACTTGTCTGATCAAGCACTAATgaaccctacgcctggtttccacgcataccccgattcttatataactgagcaggtattcggatacactccggactatcgggtcccgaggttgaagcgaaaaggtccgccatgacaaatgatttacaatccggctagaaggcattatacatgtcactttaattacatagtcatgtagactgactaaattcatcTTCTATACCTTCCAattggctgtctagcctacaatcctgttgggaatactttgcggttaattctacttgcccatacactaagctaacggggatctctttcccatcgggccccacaggtccgacctcggccatgtggtttgggtcagccttggtataccgtgtcttcaccatagcctaggcttccctggcaccttgacggcaagccgatatcttccataatcggaagcgccgccgtgctcccttgagcttctctacaagctctccaatgccttctggcagggagacggatggccataaggcctgggaaataccttgcatcacctgccgaacttgttcgtacaGTTGTGaaagctcgggtagaagatcacccgcagacccgggcatctcctccgcgggatggcccgtcagcatacctgcagacataactctgttagtcggctTCTCCGCCTCCCCCTTTTaagggttcattcaagcacttactgaaaatgccgcgtcgaagccgcttattatccttctcggagtccgcaagctgggctcgaacatcttccagttccacgctcagcttggtatcagcgtcttggagattgtttttctcccacctgacctcagtcagca
This portion of the Triticum dicoccoides isolate Atlit2015 ecotype Zavitan chromosome 7A, WEW_v2.0, whole genome shotgun sequence genome encodes:
- the LOC119333583 gene encoding probable sucrose-phosphate synthase 4 — translated: MVGNDWITSYLEAILDAGGTAGDISAASASSSAAPGGGGSGAEKRRDKSSLMLRERGRFNPACYFVEEVISGFDETDLYKTWVRTSAMRSPRERNTRLENMP